A single Candidatus Eisenbacteria bacterium DNA region contains:
- a CDS encoding Ldh family oxidoreductase, producing the protein MSRVSAAALETFLGRVYEAAGLPAADAAACAAQTVDAELRGIASHGCVRVGVFVERLRMGTINPRPAIATVIDLPAYALLDGDRGMSAVVGRRAMDLAMTKAGAAGIGAVAVRRVSHTGHVGYFAGMALARRMIGIALSSATANLAPWGGAERLVGNNPLAIAVPSRQAYPIVFDMATSKVARGYVLVAAKGGDPIPEGWALDESGSPTTDAARAAAGSMLPLGEHKGYGLALVLGLLTNALSGNPPEAAQPDWLETDREFLLSMLLVAIDPVRCLGEDYEGAVDAVVGRIKGSRLAPGFDEIRIPGEGAHRRRRDALASGIALAPAVERELDELATRLGVAPLRA; encoded by the coding sequence ATGTCCCGCGTCTCTGCCGCAGCCCTCGAAACCTTCCTCGGGCGCGTCTACGAAGCGGCCGGCCTGCCGGCGGCCGACGCGGCCGCCTGCGCCGCGCAGACGGTGGACGCGGAGCTGCGCGGCATCGCGTCGCACGGGTGCGTCCGCGTCGGCGTGTTCGTGGAGCGCCTGCGCATGGGCACGATCAACCCGCGCCCGGCGATCGCGACGGTGATCGATCTTCCCGCCTACGCGCTGCTCGACGGCGACCGCGGCATGAGCGCGGTCGTGGGCCGGCGGGCGATGGACCTCGCGATGACGAAGGCCGGCGCGGCGGGGATCGGCGCCGTCGCCGTGCGCCGCGTCTCGCACACGGGACACGTCGGCTACTTCGCCGGCATGGCGCTCGCGCGGCGCATGATCGGGATCGCGCTCAGCAGCGCGACCGCGAACCTCGCGCCATGGGGCGGTGCGGAGCGCCTGGTCGGCAACAACCCGCTCGCGATCGCCGTCCCGTCGCGGCAGGCGTATCCGATCGTCTTCGACATGGCGACGAGCAAAGTGGCGCGCGGCTACGTCCTGGTCGCGGCGAAGGGTGGCGACCCGATCCCCGAGGGCTGGGCGCTCGACGAGAGCGGCAGCCCCACGACCGACGCCGCGCGCGCGGCCGCCGGCAGCATGCTGCCGCTCGGCGAGCACAAGGGCTACGGTCTCGCACTGGTCCTGGGACTTCTCACGAACGCGCTCAGCGGCAACCCGCCCGAGGCGGCGCAGCCCGACTGGCTCGAGACCGACCGCGAGTTCCTGCTCTCGATGCTGCTGGTCGCGATCGATCCGGTCCGCTGCCTCGGCGAGGACTACGAAGGCGCCGTCGACGCGGTCGTCGGACGCATCAAGGGGTCGCGCCTGGCGCCGGGGTTCGACGAGATCCGCATTCCGGGCGAGGGAGCGCATCGCCGCCGCCGCGACGCGCTGGCGAGCGGGATCGCGCTCGCGCCGGCGGTGGAACGCGAGCTCGACGAGCTGGCGACCCGCCTCGGCGTCGCGCCGCTGCGGGCGTGA
- a CDS encoding ATP-dependent 6-phosphofructokinase yields the protein MSERWSQRSGSGRMAILTSGGDAPGMNAAIRAAALLAMSQGWKVFGVSDGYRGLLEGRLTELGAGDVSGIIREGGTMLGSARCREFAERAVRDVARRRLRDAAIDALLVIGGNGSIAGAAALSDPAEAESGGPLVIALPASIDNDIGLTGLAIGVDTAMNTIVDACDKIADTASALNRTFLVEVMGRRCGYLAMTSAIAGAADAVLFPEAGRSDAEVVDAVIRTIERVRARRGRKNRVIVIKAEGVSLSTERLKEMVDARLHESDGKGLAVETRVTVLGHVVRGGRPSAFDRLLASRLAHVAVRALMAGEHRRMAAWQLPVEPPAAVGHRAADDPYCWLVDFDAVLAETEQLLAGTSPLVRWRARVLDEIEGVLAL from the coding sequence ATGAGCGAACGATGGTCGCAACGAAGCGGATCGGGCCGGATGGCGATCCTCACCAGCGGGGGTGACGCCCCCGGCATGAACGCCGCCATCCGCGCCGCGGCGCTGCTGGCGATGTCGCAGGGCTGGAAGGTCTTCGGCGTGAGCGACGGGTACAGGGGTCTCCTCGAGGGGCGGCTCACCGAGCTCGGCGCCGGCGACGTGTCGGGCATCATCCGCGAGGGCGGCACGATGCTCGGCTCGGCGCGGTGCCGGGAGTTCGCCGAGCGCGCCGTGCGCGACGTCGCGCGCCGGCGGCTCCGCGACGCCGCGATCGACGCGCTCCTCGTCATCGGCGGCAACGGATCGATCGCGGGCGCCGCGGCGCTCTCCGACCCCGCCGAAGCGGAATCGGGCGGCCCGCTCGTGATCGCGCTGCCCGCGTCGATCGACAACGACATCGGTCTCACCGGGCTCGCGATCGGCGTCGACACCGCCATGAACACGATCGTCGACGCATGCGACAAGATCGCCGACACCGCCTCCGCCTTGAACCGCACGTTCCTGGTCGAGGTGATGGGCCGGCGCTGCGGCTACCTCGCGATGACCTCCGCCATCGCCGGCGCCGCCGATGCCGTCCTCTTCCCCGAGGCCGGTCGCAGCGACGCGGAGGTCGTCGACGCGGTCATACGGACGATCGAGCGCGTGCGCGCCCGACGCGGCCGCAAGAATCGCGTGATCGTGATCAAGGCGGAGGGCGTGTCGCTCTCGACCGAGCGCTTGAAGGAGATGGTCGACGCCCGGCTCCACGAGTCCGACGGCAAGGGGCTCGCCGTCGAGACACGCGTCACGGTGCTCGGGCACGTGGTGCGAGGCGGCCGTCCGTCGGCGTTCGATCGATTGCTCGCGAGCCGGCTCGCGCACGTCGCCGTCCGCGCGCTCATGGCCGGCGAGCACCGACGCATGGCGGCGTGGCAGCTTCCGGTGGAGCCGCCGGCCGCGGTGGGACACCGCGCCGCCGACGACCCCTACTGCTGGCTGGTCGATTTCGACGCGGTCCTGGCCGAAACCGAGCAGCTCCTCGCCGGGACGAGCCCGCTCGTACGCTGGCGGGCTCGTGTCCTCGACGAGATCGAGGGCGTGCTGGCGCTCTGA
- a CDS encoding HupE/UreJ family protein, protein MTRLAFGLVVLAPALALAHGRSVSWSGWTLGPDGAHVELRLAAIDLTLLGLDPWRDAERIGRYAAEHLTLVAGGAPCTPTAPPTVRAEREGQLVVAWSLACASPAPRTIESRLLADVAPAHVHLARVSAMDGTVAERVLTAEASRWPLAGESASAVDFAVLGMGHAVTGLDHVAFLLALLLLAGSLADLAASVAAFAIAQSVALALATLGGVRPDPAAVATLAGLSCTLVACEGAWLLGGRDRPTPWIVAAALGAAAISDPRTVPPMVLIGLALFGACHLGLLARSERPAPLVALGAFVFGLVHGLGYASALGALGLPGERLVPALFAFNVGVALGQLAIVAVVWSMLGALGRRYPGARGRIAEIGSAAVCGLGLFWFVTRAWG, encoded by the coding sequence ATGACGCGCCTCGCATTCGGCCTCGTGGTCCTCGCCCCGGCGCTCGCGCTCGCCCACGGCCGCAGCGTGTCCTGGTCCGGCTGGACGCTCGGTCCCGACGGCGCGCACGTCGAGCTGCGCCTGGCCGCGATCGACCTCACCCTGCTCGGCCTCGATCCGTGGCGCGACGCCGAGCGCATCGGGCGCTACGCCGCCGAGCATCTGACGCTCGTGGCCGGCGGGGCGCCCTGCACACCGACGGCGCCGCCGACCGTGCGCGCGGAGCGCGAGGGTCAGCTCGTCGTCGCGTGGAGCCTCGCATGCGCGTCGCCCGCGCCGCGGACGATCGAATCGCGCCTGCTGGCCGACGTCGCGCCGGCGCACGTCCATCTCGCCCGGGTGTCGGCGATGGACGGCACCGTCGCCGAGCGCGTCCTCACGGCCGAGGCGTCGCGCTGGCCGCTCGCCGGGGAATCGGCGAGCGCCGTCGACTTCGCCGTGCTCGGCATGGGCCACGCCGTGACCGGCCTCGATCACGTCGCGTTCCTGCTCGCCCTGCTGCTCCTGGCGGGATCGCTGGCCGACCTCGCCGCGAGCGTCGCCGCATTCGCGATCGCGCAGAGCGTCGCCCTGGCGCTCGCCACCCTCGGCGGCGTGCGCCCCGATCCGGCGGCGGTGGCGACGCTCGCCGGCCTCTCGTGCACGCTCGTCGCGTGCGAGGGCGCGTGGCTCCTGGGCGGCCGGGATCGTCCGACGCCGTGGATCGTCGCGGCCGCGCTCGGCGCAGCCGCGATCTCCGATCCGCGTACCGTTCCCCCGATGGTGCTGATCGGACTCGCGCTCTTCGGCGCGTGCCACCTGGGTCTCCTCGCGCGCAGCGAGCGCCCCGCGCCGCTCGTCGCGTTGGGCGCATTCGTCTTCGGGCTCGTGCATGGCCTCGGGTACGCGAGCGCGCTCGGTGCGCTCGGGCTGCCCGGCGAACGCCTCGTGCCGGCGCTCTTCGCCTTCAACGTCGGTGTCGCGCTCGGCCAGCTCGCGATCGTCGCTGTTGTCTGGAGCATGCTCGGCGCGTTGGGCCGCCGCTACCCGGGAGCGCGAGGCCGGATCGCCGAGATCGGCTCGGCCGCCGTCTGCGGGCTCGGCCTCTTCTGGTTCGTCACGCGGGCATGGGGATGA
- a CDS encoding peptidylprolyl isomerase — MTPERRARTLLAVGAATGLAVAAVSLVTGMRGARGIPAGAVATVNGIAISRDDYLRTLAALAGDRREPIDDADKRRVVDRLIDEELLLQRGLDLGLVRRDRTVRSQLVGATMELLASGGADPPREELVAYYDAHRDYFAEPGRVRVRQVLVRVPGGDEAPARARADEAARRLRAGEAFATVRAALGDDEVAPLPDTLLPAVKLREYVGETATRAALELPVGATSDPVRTSMGFHVLQVVERSQPAVPPFDQIEDRVRAEVRRRADETALRTSLDALRKAADVQTSEPLP, encoded by the coding sequence GTGACGCCCGAGCGGCGGGCGCGCACACTGCTCGCCGTCGGCGCCGCGACGGGGCTCGCCGTCGCGGCCGTGAGTCTCGTCACCGGTATGCGGGGTGCGCGAGGGATCCCGGCCGGCGCGGTCGCGACCGTGAACGGCATCGCCATCTCGCGCGACGACTACCTGCGCACCCTGGCCGCCCTCGCCGGCGACCGGCGCGAGCCGATCGACGACGCCGACAAGCGCCGCGTCGTCGATCGTCTGATCGACGAGGAGCTGCTCCTGCAGCGCGGCCTCGACCTCGGCCTCGTGCGCCGCGACCGCACGGTGCGCTCGCAGCTCGTCGGCGCCACCATGGAGCTGCTCGCGAGCGGCGGCGCCGACCCGCCGCGCGAAGAGCTGGTCGCCTACTACGACGCGCACCGCGACTACTTCGCCGAGCCGGGACGCGTCCGCGTGCGGCAGGTGCTGGTGCGCGTCCCCGGCGGCGACGAGGCGCCCGCGCGCGCCCGCGCCGACGAGGCAGCGAGGCGCCTGCGAGCCGGCGAAGCGTTCGCGACCGTGCGGGCGGCGCTCGGCGACGACGAGGTGGCGCCCCTCCCCGACACGCTTCTCCCGGCGGTGAAGCTTCGCGAATACGTCGGCGAGACGGCGACGCGGGCCGCGCTCGAGCTGCCGGTCGGCGCCACCAGCGATCCCGTCCGCACGAGCATGGGCTTCCACGTCCTGCAGGTCGTCGAGCGCAGCCAGCCGGCGGTCCCGCCCTTCGACCAGATCGAGGATCGCGTGCGCGCGGAGGTCCGCCGCCGGGCCGACGAGACGGCGCTGCGCACCTCGCTCGACGCGCTCCGCAAGGCCGCCGACGTCCAGACGAGCGAGCCGCTGCCATGA
- a CDS encoding DUF3604 domain-containing protein has translation MPTSRALLVVVLAAVLAACKGQHEGPGTITGKTVPAEVIAARAESQKKALADLGAGDASAKQVLFGDLHVHTTYSVDAFMRTLPFMQGEGAHPPADACDFARYCSDLDFWSINDHAEGITPAHWQETKDAIRQCNAIAGDPRNPDLVSYLGWEWTQVGQTPETHYGHKNVIFHDTADDKVPSRPISARGGLLAQAFTQRPPFWQRIQYPLLDFWHRQRYYDFGNLQVEINAVPLCPKGVDVHQLPADCHETAETPDVLYEKLSQWGGDTIVIPHGTTWGFYTPPGSSWDKQLKGTMHDAEKQRLIEIYSGHGNSEEFRAWKDVDQDAQGKLTCPAPTKDYLPCCWQAGEIIRSRCADPKAPDCEERVVAARANYAAAGILGHRTVEGATIDDWKDCGQCRDCFNPSFTSRPRSSVQYTLAITNFDDPAKPRRFHFGIIGSSDNHSARPGTGYKEYARREMTEAIGPKDETWRARVFGTPEPPAPASRPTDEIPPGQAFRMVETERQVSFFMTGGLVAVHSNGRDRDAVWDALKRREVYATSGERILLWFDLLNGPNGGPLPMGSETTLVDPPRFRVRAVGSFEQKPGCPEYSLHALGADRIGLLCKGECYNPSDRRRLITRIEVVRIRPQVRPNEPVRELIEDPWKRFDCAADRAGCTVEFDDPSFILNGRPATYYVRAIQEPTPAVNAGGLRCDYDAQGNCTRVHPCYGDYRTPFDDDCLSPNEERAWSSPIYLSPAS, from the coding sequence ATGCCGACATCCCGCGCGCTGCTGGTCGTCGTTCTCGCCGCCGTCCTCGCGGCGTGCAAGGGACAGCACGAGGGTCCCGGGACGATCACCGGGAAGACCGTACCGGCCGAGGTCATCGCGGCCCGCGCCGAGTCGCAGAAGAAGGCGCTCGCCGACCTCGGTGCAGGGGATGCGTCGGCCAAGCAGGTCCTCTTCGGCGACCTCCACGTCCACACGACGTACTCGGTCGACGCGTTCATGCGCACGCTGCCCTTCATGCAGGGCGAGGGCGCGCATCCGCCGGCCGACGCCTGCGACTTCGCGCGCTACTGCTCCGACCTCGACTTCTGGAGCATCAACGACCACGCCGAAGGCATCACGCCCGCCCACTGGCAGGAGACGAAGGACGCGATCCGGCAGTGCAACGCCATCGCCGGCGATCCGAGGAATCCCGACCTCGTCTCGTATCTCGGCTGGGAGTGGACACAGGTCGGCCAGACGCCCGAGACGCACTACGGGCACAAGAACGTCATCTTCCACGACACCGCCGACGACAAGGTCCCCTCGCGTCCGATCAGCGCCCGCGGCGGCCTGCTCGCGCAGGCCTTCACGCAGCGGCCGCCGTTCTGGCAGCGCATCCAGTATCCCCTGCTCGATTTCTGGCACCGCCAGCGCTACTACGACTTCGGCAACCTGCAGGTGGAGATCAACGCGGTGCCGCTCTGCCCGAAGGGCGTGGACGTGCACCAGCTCCCCGCCGACTGCCACGAGACGGCCGAGACCCCCGACGTGCTGTACGAGAAGCTCTCGCAGTGGGGGGGCGACACGATCGTCATCCCGCACGGCACCACGTGGGGCTTCTACACGCCGCCCGGCAGCAGCTGGGACAAGCAGCTGAAGGGCACGATGCACGACGCCGAGAAGCAGCGTCTCATCGAGATCTACTCGGGACACGGCAATTCCGAAGAGTTCCGCGCCTGGAAGGACGTCGACCAGGACGCGCAGGGGAAGCTCACCTGTCCCGCGCCGACGAAGGACTACCTGCCGTGCTGCTGGCAGGCGGGCGAGATCATCCGCTCGCGCTGCGCGGATCCGAAGGCGCCCGACTGCGAGGAGCGCGTCGTCGCCGCGCGCGCGAACTACGCCGCGGCGGGCATTCTCGGCCACCGCACGGTCGAGGGCGCCACGATCGACGACTGGAAGGACTGCGGGCAGTGCCGCGACTGCTTCAACCCGTCCTTCACCTCGCGCCCGCGCAGCTCGGTGCAGTACACGCTCGCGATCACGAACTTCGACGATCCCGCCAAGCCGCGTCGCTTCCACTTCGGCATCATCGGCTCCAGCGACAACCACTCGGCGCGTCCCGGCACGGGGTACAAGGAGTACGCGCGACGCGAGATGACCGAGGCCATCGGGCCAAAGGACGAGACCTGGCGCGCCCGCGTCTTCGGCACGCCCGAGCCGCCGGCGCCGGCCTCCCGCCCCACCGACGAGATCCCGCCCGGCCAGGCCTTCCGGATGGTCGAGACCGAGCGACAGGTGTCGTTCTTCATGACGGGCGGCCTCGTCGCCGTGCATTCGAACGGGCGCGATCGCGACGCCGTCTGGGACGCCCTCAAGCGCCGCGAGGTCTACGCGACGAGCGGCGAGCGCATCCTGCTCTGGTTCGATCTCCTGAACGGCCCGAACGGCGGCCCGCTGCCGATGGGATCGGAGACCACGCTCGTGGACCCGCCGCGCTTTCGCGTCCGCGCCGTCGGCTCGTTCGAGCAGAAGCCCGGATGTCCCGAGTATTCGCTCCACGCCCTCGGCGCGGACCGTATCGGTCTGCTCTGCAAGGGCGAGTGCTACAACCCGAGCGATCGCCGCCGGCTCATCACGCGCATCGAGGTGGTGCGCATCCGGCCACAGGTGCGGCCGAACGAGCCCGTGCGCGAGCTGATCGAGGATCCCTGGAAGCGCTTCGACTGCGCCGCCGATCGCGCCGGCTGCACGGTCGAGTTCGACGACCCGAGCTTCATCCTGAACGGGCGGCCCGCCACCTACTACGTGCGCGCGATCCAGGAGCCGACGCCGGCCGTCAACGCCGGCGGGCTGCGCTGCGACTACGACGCGCAGGGCAACTGCACGCGCGTCCATCCGTGCTACGGCGACTACCGCACGCCCTTCGACGACGACTGTCTGTCGCCGAACGAGGAGCGCGCCTGGTCGTCGCCGATCTACCTCAGCCCCGCTTCGTGA
- a CDS encoding molybdopterin-dependent oxidoreductase has product MPPTSHFRTCPLCEAMCGLEVQTEGDRVVAIRPDHDDVWSKGFICPKGTTLGALHHDPDRIRVPMVREGTRWREVGWKEAFARCEELIGGVLAKHGKQAITAYIGNPTAHSIHLSRYVGLFMGLSQLPTLYSAGTVDQWPKNVSCMLMYGSMWWIPTPDIQRTQYWVVMGGNPQASQGSLLACPDVLGEIDRIRARGGKTVVVDPRRTGTADEADEWIPIEPGTDAALLLAWCHVLFADGLVRPGALASRVNGIDDVRALAAPFSPERVEATCRVPAATIRRVAHEIAAAPSSAVYGRIGLCNQEFGTLASWLVDVVNILTGNFDRPGGLMFGNPIAWSLTSLPDPQWADGVSFGRFRSRVRGVPEVLGQFPLSCLAEEIATPGDGRIRALVTIAGNPVISAPDAARLDAALPELECMISLDNALNETTRHAHVILPGQSALEQPHFDDLIAMWGVRSAGNFSPAIFPCADRPQEWEILATLGGLCAGMPLSEIDPAAMDDGFLMALCAAKNVDPAKILGLYDHRGPERLVDFQIRTGPFGDGYGERPGGLTLRSFRDAPHGIDMGPMVPRLDEILATPSGKVELAPPYITADVARLAARLGRPRSGLVLVSRRHLRSNNSWLHNVEVLVRGRERCTLLIHPSDAARCGVRSGAPARVTSEAGSVEVPVEVSDEMMPGVVSLPHGWGHDKPGTRLGVAREHAGINSNLLAPGRLTDPISNNAVVNGIPVDVAPA; this is encoded by the coding sequence ATGCCGCCGACGAGCCACTTCCGGACGTGCCCGCTCTGCGAAGCCATGTGCGGTCTCGAGGTGCAGACCGAGGGCGATCGCGTCGTCGCCATCCGACCCGATCACGACGACGTGTGGAGCAAGGGGTTCATCTGTCCCAAGGGGACGACGCTCGGCGCGCTCCACCACGATCCCGACCGCATCCGCGTCCCGATGGTTCGCGAGGGCACGCGCTGGCGCGAGGTCGGGTGGAAGGAGGCCTTCGCGCGCTGCGAGGAGCTGATCGGCGGCGTCCTCGCGAAGCACGGCAAACAGGCCATCACCGCGTACATCGGGAATCCGACCGCGCACAGCATCCACCTCTCCCGTTACGTCGGGCTCTTCATGGGGCTCTCCCAGCTCCCGACGCTCTACTCGGCGGGCACCGTCGACCAGTGGCCGAAGAACGTCTCGTGCATGCTGATGTACGGGAGCATGTGGTGGATCCCGACGCCGGACATCCAGCGCACGCAGTATTGGGTGGTGATGGGCGGCAACCCGCAGGCGTCGCAGGGAAGCCTGCTCGCCTGCCCCGACGTGCTGGGCGAGATCGATCGCATCCGCGCGCGCGGCGGGAAGACCGTCGTCGTCGACCCTCGCCGCACCGGCACCGCCGACGAGGCCGACGAATGGATCCCGATCGAACCGGGAACCGACGCCGCGCTGCTGCTCGCCTGGTGCCACGTCCTGTTCGCCGACGGCCTCGTACGGCCGGGCGCGCTCGCCTCGCGCGTGAACGGGATCGACGACGTGCGCGCGCTCGCGGCGCCCTTCTCGCCCGAGCGCGTCGAGGCCACCTGCCGCGTGCCCGCCGCCACCATCCGCCGCGTCGCGCACGAGATCGCCGCCGCGCCGTCGTCCGCGGTCTACGGGCGGATCGGCCTCTGCAACCAGGAGTTCGGGACGCTCGCGTCGTGGCTGGTCGACGTCGTGAACATCCTCACCGGCAACTTCGATCGGCCGGGCGGCCTCATGTTCGGCAACCCGATCGCCTGGAGCCTCACCTCGTTGCCCGATCCGCAGTGGGCGGACGGCGTCTCGTTCGGACGCTTCCGCTCGCGCGTGCGCGGCGTGCCCGAGGTGCTGGGACAGTTCCCGCTCTCGTGCCTCGCCGAGGAGATCGCGACCCCGGGCGACGGCCGCATCCGTGCGCTCGTCACGATCGCCGGCAACCCGGTGATCTCGGCGCCCGACGCCGCGCGGCTCGACGCCGCCCTCCCCGAGCTCGAATGCATGATCAGCCTCGACAACGCGCTCAACGAGACGACGCGCCACGCGCACGTGATCCTACCGGGGCAGTCGGCGCTCGAGCAGCCGCACTTCGACGACCTCATCGCCATGTGGGGCGTGCGCAGCGCGGGCAACTTCTCGCCCGCGATCTTCCCGTGCGCCGATCGGCCGCAGGAGTGGGAGATCCTCGCCACGCTGGGCGGCCTGTGCGCCGGCATGCCGCTTTCGGAGATCGACCCGGCGGCGATGGACGACGGCTTCCTCATGGCCCTGTGCGCCGCGAAGAACGTCGACCCCGCGAAGATCCTGGGGCTCTACGATCACCGCGGGCCCGAGCGGCTCGTCGACTTCCAGATCCGGACGGGACCGTTCGGCGACGGCTACGGCGAGCGACCCGGCGGTCTCACGCTCCGGTCGTTCCGCGACGCGCCGCACGGGATCGACATGGGTCCGATGGTGCCGCGGCTGGACGAGATCCTCGCGACGCCCTCGGGCAAGGTGGAGCTCGCGCCCCCCTACATCACGGCCGACGTGGCGCGGCTCGCGGCGCGGCTGGGTCGCCCGCGCTCCGGGCTCGTGCTCGTCTCGCGACGCCACCTGCGCTCCAACAACTCGTGGCTCCACAACGTGGAGGTGCTGGTGCGCGGGCGCGAGCGCTGCACGCTCCTCATCCACCCGAGCGACGCGGCTCGCTGCGGCGTGCGCAGCGGTGCGCCGGCGCGCGTGACGTCGGAGGCGGGCAGCGTCGAGGTGCCGGTCGAGGTGAGCGACGAGATGATGCCGGGCGTCGTCTCGCTGCCGCACGGCTGGGGACACGACAAGCCGGGGACGCGCCTGGGCGTCGCGCGCGAGCACGCCGGCATCAACAGCAACCTCCTGGCGCCGGGCCGCCTGACCGATCCGATCAGCAACAACGCGGTCGTCAACGGCATCCCGGTCGACGTCGCGCCCGCCTGA
- a CDS encoding c-type cytochrome yields MTRAIATLVLFAAAAGAAPPPADVALYQHWCARCHGERGDGRGPAAVALAFNGAPPRDFTTGRFKLTSVPSGSAPTDEDLARTIRSGIPGTSMPYFSDLLSADEIARLVAVVRSFATMPRAPGTPLDLGREPPDDDDSRRRGAVAYVELGCPACHGDRGRGDGASAAQLRASDGTRIAPADLTRPWTFKGGATAADVTMRLASGIGGTPMPSYLDAASVAQLWDVSHWALSRARAPSLAAAAREAARAEAGAGEPPAKRGEYLAQSGTCFLCHVQMQPDGAYVPGSFGAGGMRVVITHSGVVYTRNLTPDPDTGLGGWSDADLRAAIRKGRSRSGRVLSALDMPWTILAGVRDADVDAIHAYLQSLPPVRNRVPPPEAPSLVDGIVGKLGAFLTGEQIAGIYFPGNAGRTPPPDQPNAPVVNPSTDTMMVLGCLFALALYARTRKGQRRLETLAVWTVLIGVPLVYTWPPLRWMPPALVKAAPPVAALGRALGLPPLRPPPFPVGNLDDDTRVLVNHGRYVATVGTCSLCHTAGPDPLRLWQAFPDMGGGMRVAWKVFGTTYSRNLTPDRETGLGTWNDAQIRRAITSGISRDGRIMHWQAMPWDHFSRLTPEDLEALIAYLRHIPPAHSEVPNPVPPAPGDPDGDAFSFGYTGTYRR; encoded by the coding sequence GTGACGCGAGCGATCGCGACGCTCGTCCTGTTCGCGGCCGCCGCCGGCGCGGCGCCGCCACCGGCCGACGTCGCGCTCTATCAGCACTGGTGCGCACGCTGCCACGGCGAGCGCGGCGACGGCCGCGGACCGGCCGCGGTCGCGCTCGCGTTCAACGGCGCGCCGCCGCGCGACTTCACGACGGGGCGCTTCAAGCTGACGAGCGTGCCCTCGGGCTCGGCGCCGACCGACGAGGATCTCGCGCGCACGATCCGCTCGGGCATTCCCGGCACGAGCATGCCGTATTTCTCGGACCTGCTCTCGGCGGACGAGATCGCACGTCTCGTCGCCGTCGTACGGAGCTTCGCGACGATGCCGCGCGCGCCGGGAACGCCGCTCGACCTCGGACGCGAGCCGCCCGACGACGACGACAGCCGGCGGCGCGGCGCGGTCGCGTACGTGGAGCTCGGCTGCCCTGCGTGCCACGGCGACCGCGGCCGCGGCGACGGCGCGTCGGCGGCGCAGCTTCGCGCCTCGGACGGCACCCGCATCGCACCCGCCGACCTCACCCGGCCGTGGACGTTCAAGGGCGGTGCCACGGCGGCCGACGTCACGATGCGGCTCGCGTCGGGCATCGGCGGCACGCCGATGCCGAGCTATCTCGACGCCGCGTCGGTGGCCCAGCTCTGGGACGTCTCGCACTGGGCGTTGTCGCGCGCGCGCGCCCCGTCGCTCGCCGCCGCCGCGCGCGAGGCCGCACGCGCCGAAGCGGGCGCCGGCGAGCCGCCCGCGAAGCGCGGCGAATACCTCGCACAGTCCGGCACGTGCTTCCTGTGCCACGTGCAGATGCAGCCCGACGGCGCGTACGTCCCGGGCAGCTTCGGCGCCGGCGGCATGCGCGTCGTCATCACGCACTCGGGCGTCGTCTACACGCGGAACCTGACGCCCGATCCCGACACCGGCCTCGGGGGGTGGAGCGATGCCGACCTGCGTGCGGCGATCCGCAAGGGACGCTCGCGCAGCGGGCGCGTTCTGAGCGCGCTCGACATGCCGTGGACGATCCTCGCCGGCGTACGCGACGCCGACGTCGACGCGATCCACGCATACCTGCAGTCGCTTCCGCCGGTTCGCAACCGCGTCCCGCCACCCGAGGCGCCGTCGCTCGTCGACGGCATCGTGGGGAAGCTCGGCGCCTTCCTCACGGGCGAGCAGATCGCGGGCATCTACTTTCCGGGCAACGCCGGCCGTACACCGCCGCCCGACCAGCCGAACGCCCCCGTCGTGAATCCGTCGACCGACACCATGATGGTGCTGGGCTGCCTGTTCGCGCTCGCGCTCTACGCGAGGACGCGCAAGGGACAGCGCCGCCTGGAGACGCTCGCCGTCTGGACCGTCCTCATCGGCGTGCCGCTCGTCTACACGTGGCCGCCGCTGCGCTGGATGCCGCCCGCGCTCGTGAAGGCGGCGCCGCCGGTCGCGGCACTCGGGCGCGCCCTGGGTCTTCCGCCGCTGCGCCCACCGCCCTTCCCCGTCGGCAACCTCGACGACGACACGCGCGTGCTGGTGAACCATGGCCGCTACGTCGCGACCGTCGGAACCTGCTCGCTCTGCCACACCGCCGGACCGGATCCCCTGCGCCTGTGGCAAGCGTTCCCCGACATGGGCGGCGGCATGCGCGTCGCGTGGAAGGTCTTCGGCACGACGTATTCGCGCAACCTCACCCCCGATCGCGAGACCGGGCTCGGCACGTGGAACGACGCCCAGATCCGCCGCGCGATCACGAGCGGCATCAGCCGCGACGGACGCATCATGCACTGGCAGGCGATGCCGTGGGATCACTTCTCCCGGCTCACGCCCGAGGATCTCGAGGCGCTGATCGCGTATCTCCGCCACATCCCGCCCGCGCATTCCGAGGTTCCCAACCCCGTGCCGCCGGCGCCCGGCGATCCCGACGGCGACGCGTTCAGCTTCGGCTACACCGGCACGTATCGTCGCTAG